The segment GAGCACACCCGGCTGTCGGAGTCGCCCAATGGCGAGTCCGCGAAGCCTATGCAACTCTCGCCCGCGCCGAGGCGCTGTGGTTGCCTTCGATACAGGGCGGCCTGAGTTTTCATCGGCATGATGGAAACTATCAGGCAAGCGACGGAACGATCGTCGACGTCAACCGAAACTCGTTCCAGTACGGCCTTGGTAGCGGCGCAACGGGTGCAGGAACCACACCTCGACCAGGTCTGGTTGCTCAGTTTCATCTTGCCGACGCCATCTTTCAGCCTGAAATCGCGGAAAAGACAGCTTGGGCACAGAGCCATGCTGCTAGCGCGGTGGTTAATCGACAAATGTTGACCGCAGCCAACGCTTACATCGATCTGCTCGACGCGCATCAAGACAACCAAATCATTGAACAATCACGTCAGCGAATGACGAGTCTGTCGCATGTGACTTCCGATTTCGCAGAGGCTGGCGAAGGCCTAAAAGCTGACGCAAAGCGAATGGAAACAGAACTGAGCTTGATCCAGAACCGCGTCGTTGCGTCGCAAGAACGAATCGCGTTGGCTGCCGCTCGATTGGCCCAGGCGATCAGCCTCGACAGCCGTGCTTCGATACGGCCGATGGATGTAACGATTGTGCCGATTGACATGGCAATGAACCCAACCGACAAATCTCAGTTGATCAGCACGGGGCTGGCGACTCGGCCAGAACTGAAAGAGTCGCAGGCATTAGTCGCTGCGGCATGTGATGCTTACCGGCGAGAAAAGTTCGCACCGTTTGTTCCCAGCGTGCTGTTGGGATTCAGCTCCAGCGGTTTCGGCGGTGGCTTAGGCAACTCGATCGACAATGTTGACGGCCGGTACGATGTCGACGCATTGATGTCGTGGCAAATTCGGAACCTTGGTTTTGGGGAACGAGCCGCTCGTCAAGAATCGTCGTCGCGAGTCCAACAGGCCAGGTTTGAAAAGCTGAGGGTCATGGATCAAGTAGCCTTGGAAGTATCTGAGGCGTCGTCTCAGATTCAGTTTCGCCGCCAACAGATCGACATTACTGAACAGGCGATTCAAGCGGCACAGCAGTCCTTTGATCTAAACCTTTCACGAATTAGCGATGGCCAAGGACTGCCGCTAGAAGTACTGCAGTCGCTGCAAGCTCTCGAGACGGCTCAGCGAGCGTACTTGGCCGCCGTTGTCGGTCACAATCAGGCTCAGTTTCAGTTGCAATGGGCGCTGGGCTGGCCGGTCACAACGCCACCGGAAATGTAAGTTACCCACACATCGCACCGAAAGTCACTGCAGGAACCGACGTCACGACGTCGGTTCCTTTTTTCGTTGTCTCAACCAGAGGCAAACTCAGCCGTTGAATTACTCATCGGTGAAGCGAATCAGGATACGTCAGCGCTGCGTGGGCAACCCTGGGCTATGGACATCAAACGCCTCTGGCGTAGCGAGACGAAAGTCTGGAGACCAACACGATGCATTCGAAACTCGAGCGAATCACCAAGCTGTTGGCCTTTATCCCTACGCCAATCATCTAAGACAGCGGCACTAGCAAGAAAGACCAATTGATTGTGAAACCTAGTTAGGGTTTCCTTGAGTTTCGATGCAGCCCCAGAATGCGTTGGTGCTGCGTGGGCGACCCTGGGCTACAGAAATCAATCGCCGTTGGCGTAGCGAGAAGAAGAAGAAGAAGAAGAAGAAGAAGAGCCAACACGATCCCGTCAACCGCATCCATATCAATTGGAATGTTTCTGACATTCGCGATGCCAACGGGATCACGCCGCTAAGCGAGTAGGCTTAGCGGCGGAAGAAGAAGTGGACCGATCGGAAAACAACTTCGACCGATCCCATTTGTTGCCGATGACGTCAGCGTTGAGACTACTTTGTGTAATCGGGCTGATTGCCTGATCCGGCCGGCACGTCTTGCGCGGACTCGACAGTGATCGATTCCACCTCAGCTGATTGCGGCTGAGAATAGCCGTAGCTCTGCGGCGCTGCGTACGTGGGTTCAGCTGAAACTCCGAATCCACCGTACGAGTTGGTCGTGTCACAACCAGTGTCGCACGAGTTCGAGTCACAGCAGCCAGGTGCACAACCGCCGCCGCATGGGGCTTTTTCCGCCGACCACGAGTATTCGCACTCGGGGCACTTGTACTTTTTGGTCTTCAGCACGCACACGCGGCGAGTTCGGGCGCCGTTGTTGACACACGAGCTGCATCCGGTGCCATCACACGAATTGCAAGATCCACACTTGTCTTTCTTTTGCCACGGGAATACGACCCGCGGAATGCAAATGACTTTTGATTCGACTTCGAAACACGACTTTTCGACTTCGACTTCTTTTGCGTCAAACTTACAAATATGATCACACGCGGGACAGCGTTTGGAGCAACCGGTTTGATCGAGTAACCCCATCGGCAACCCAGCCGATGCGGGCGTTTGTGTCGCGATCAAAGCGATGACGGCCACCACCGTCGCGGCGGTAGCGCCAAGTAATTTTTTCAATGACATCGATATCTTCCTGACTTACGATTTGATTGTGTGAGAGTCTGTTACGATCGAAGACTGCGGGCATCGGATCCCTAGAAATCGATCATGAAACGCGTGCCAAGAATCGTGTAATCACCATCGATTCCGGTTGCGAGAGGAACGGAGGACAGACCTTGACCACCGTTGTTGACTTCACCCCAAACCAAATTCGTTTGCACTTTGGAGTAGGCAGTCCAGTACCAGTTCAATCCTGCAGTTACAGCGTGGCCTTGTCCACCACGAATATCCGAATCACTTAGGTCGATGTAGTCGTAGCGAAGTGCCATCGCCAACGCTCCCCAGCCCCTGCCGGTGCCACCTGCACATCGGTCAACCAAGAAGAAGTTTTCGAACGGCTTCACGCGATCAATCGTTCCAGTCACGCGATCATATGGAATGTGTTCGCCAGTCAAGAAGTACGATGCGTAGATGTAACCGCCGTGGAAGTGCAGGTCATCGCCGCTGAATCCACCAAGCGGATCTCGCTGGACCCAGGTGTTGATGTATTCGCCGGTGATCTGCAGCGCGCCGATATTTACAATCGATTCCAAACCGAACTGTTCGTAGTTGTCGGCTCCAAGGATGCGGTTGGTGTTGTACCAACGCGAATCGCTGCGAGCCAAAGGTCGGGTCCGGAAACGAGCTTCGTTCGCGTTGTCGTCTGCGTCCAAGGTACCGTTGCCGTCCGTTTGGTTTACCGAACCAGACATCGCCAAGTGCATGTATCCGCGGCCACCGCTGGTTTTGTCGTACCAAGGACTCGACGACAAACGACCATAGACACCGGCTTCGTTGAAGTCGCCGCGGTAGCGTCCGTCGGTATTTATGTTTTCCAAAAGAAACGCACCGTACCGCCAGTGGAACAATTCATCGTCGGTATACCCGTACATACAGGCACCCAATCGACGAGCGTCTTCATTGAACGTTTCTACCGCCAACGGACGTTCAGCGAACACATTGTGACGGCTACTGTTGAGGTGGTCCAAACCGATCGGTCGTTTTTGATTACCGATCAACAGAGTTTGATTGTTCGGTAGATTGTTGAACCCTAGATAGACGTCCTTCATTTCCGCTTGAGCAGGATTGTTGAAATCCATCTGAATGCGGAACAACATGTTGTTGGGAACGTCGCCAGCTAGTTCCAAACGAATGCGGCGGAAATCCCATCGATTTTCAGGATCGTCGGTTGGGTCACCGGTCTCAAGTTCGTTGATGCCCGCGTCAGAATCGACGAAGTTCCAGTTGTCCAGGTGAACTCGGCCACCGAGCTTGTAGCTGGACTTTTTCTTCTTTGCGTCAGCTTCTTCCTTCAATTTGTCTTGGTACTTGTCCCAAGACTCTTCGATTTCATCAACTCGTCCCAGCAGATCTTCGTAGTCTGCTAGCGGGACGGTTGCTTCTTCTTTCTTGTCGTCTTTAGCAGCGACTTTTTCTTCCTTTGCTTCCTCTGCTCCCTGTGCAGATGCGACAGGCGCCGGCAGGTTGCCTGCGGCCGCAGCGTCTTGCAGCATGTAGGCAGATGTATAGGACACTCGTTCAACTGGTGCCGTGTTCGCAACATCGGGCATCATCAATGCCCTCGCCAGTGCGCTGTCATCAGCAGAGGCCGTCGAGATGCAAAACGACGGAAGAGCGGCAACGACGCCTAGCGTCGCCAAGAGCGCACGACGCGCTCTCGATCGGGATGAAGATATCAAGGGAAACCGTCCGTGGTTTGCGTGAGCTGCGTCCCGAACGGGAACACAACAATAACAGGTTAATGAAGCGGCATCCTGCCAAGCCTCGGTTGTTGCATCGTCGCCGTTGGAGAACCCGAATTATTAAGATTTTACGACTATCGCCCGGACTTGTGCTCCTGGTAAGCAGGACCCCACTAAGCCGTTGGCCTTGCCCGACTCGAACAACCGTTTAAACCGTTGCAATTTATTGCTTGCCGGTACAACGGTGCGACATGCCGAGAAGATGCAACGGTTAGCGTGAGTTTGCACTTCCCATCCACATGACCGTGACGACTACGGAGCTCCTGCCGGTTGTCGCGATCGTGATCGCTAGTCTTTCTTGTTCGCCTTGCGTTTGGCCTCGAGCAAACGTTCGGTGTAGCTCCTTTGCTCGGGTGCGTTGGCTGCATTTTCGGAAGGTGCGACTTTCTGAGGTGCTGCGGTCGGGTCATCCAAATCGACCGACTCGGTGCGACCGGCGGTTGCCTCCGGTTCGAACCGAACACTCGAGCGGCGTTTTTGCAGAGATTCGTCGAGCGACTCTTTGTTTCTCTTTAGCGTATCCAATCTAGCGGTAACGATGGCGTCCTTACCGTCATTCGTGCCGCTGATTTTCTTGATCGCTTTGCCAACCCAATCAAAATTCAGCGACACCCGCCGGACAAATACATCTCCCAAAAACAAACAGCACGCTGCTAATACAAACCAAGGCCAAGCGTCACGAATGCTGCGTGCCAGCGACAAGCCACCACGGAACGAATTGCTGTCGATTAACTCCTCTGACGGTTGCAAATCCAAAGGAGCCGTGACGACTCCTGCCGAGCCCCCACGCGGCGTCGTCGAAGCCAATGACTGAATGAGCGCTTGGTTGCTTTCGCGGACGCGGAACTCTTCGCTGTAGGGGACGGTCACGCCCGTCGTCAGCGGCGCCGCACCAGGACCCGGGATCACGTTGACGAAGTAGCTGCCCGATCCGTCGGCCGCAAATTCACCCAGATATCGGCCGGGCGCCGTTTGCCGCATCCGCAGCGGGATCGGCTTCAAGTCGGGACCCAGAGCCGTCGCGTTCATGTCCAAGAAGTTCAGGAACGCGTCTTCACCCGTCAGCGCGTTGACAACGACTTGAACTTGCCCATCGCGAATTTGAGTCGCGATGGTGAACTTCCCCGTGTCGCCAGTCGGTCGCATCAACCACCGGACCAATTGCGCATAGAACTTGTCGTACTCGCCCCAACCCGTCCAATCCGATGCCCACTTGGTTCCGGCGTCCGTCGTTAACACGGCGGTTCGGCCGAGCCCGTAGGTCCAAACGGCCAGGATCGTCGCGTTCTCGGGGGCGTCCGGTTTGGGCGATTGAATCAAGACCTGCGCCAGCGGACTGTCCTTGGTTTGCGTCAACACGAACCCGGTCACATTCGGTAGCGTCCGATCGATACCATCGAGCATCGGGTGCGGAAAAATCACTTCGGGCAACGCGCCGCCTGGCGGTTCGTACACCAACGGACGTGACACTCGGCGAGCTTCGCGTTGGAAGATTCGTGGCAGGGCGCGACCGTTGGCAACTGCGTAATACTTGCCCCCGGTCGCTTGCGCGATCTGCTGCAGCCGGCGGCTTTCGGTTAAACCGTGCGACGCCACTGCCACCGTGCTAATCGTGATGTTGTTGTCTTTGAAAGACTTGATCGTCGCGGGCGACGGGTCGGTTGGGTCACCGTCCGAGATGATGATGCAGTGCTTGACCGAAGCCGGTGTTCGGGCAAGTCCAGCAACGGCCATTCGCATCGCCGGATCAAATTGCGGCATATCGCCAGGCGTCATCCGGCCCAGCGCCGCGAGCATCGCTTTGCGATTCGAGCCGACTTCGAGCAATCCATTCTTTCCGCCCCACATCCACGAATCACCTCGCATCGTCCAGTGCAACACACCGGCGTAGTCGGACGGCCCGAGCTGTTCGATGGATGCTTTTGCGATCACTTTTTGCCAGTGATTGCCGTCCGCCATTTCTGAGGCGTGCATGATCAAGGCAAGAGCACCGACAGCCTGAATTTTGGTGTTCTTGATTTTGAAATCGACCGGCATCGATTCTTCCAGCTTTGTTCCCACCCAACCGCCCGCTCCGAAAGCTTCGGGACCACCGATCATCAGCAAACCGGCACCAAGTTGCTGAGTATTGCTGACGAGCATCTCGATTTGCTCGTCGGTGAACGACGTGATCTGGTCCGATGTCTCACCGGACACGCGCGGCACGCCAGCCAAGATCACCGCGTCGTAAGCCTGAAGTTCGGCAAGCGAACCAAACAACTCGTCGCTCGCCTGAGTGACGACTTCGATGTTGCCGTCTCGCAGGGCCTGGATCATCAAGTCAAAGTCGCCAATGCGGCTTCGTTCTTGGATCAACAGCACGCGTCCTTTGCCGCGAACGTACGTGTAGGCGGTCGCATTATTGTTCTGAACAAGACCGTCGTCATCTTCGGTTGCCGGCACAAACTCGGCATCATAAATGTAGGCAGCCGGTTGTTCGATTTGGTGACGAAGCGGGAAAACGTTCTTGCCGGAATCCAGCGTGATCGCTTCCTCCAACAACAACGTCTCTTCGCCACCAACACTTTGCTTGACTCGCAAGGTTCCGCGAACAGGTTCGGCGCTGCCATTGTCAGAGTAGTTATTCAGGACAACCCGAGCTTCGAACGGTTGTCCTTTTCGAATGTTGTTGGGCAGGTCAATCTTTTCGACCAACACCTCGTTGGCCGATTCCAAGACGACCGGAACCACATCAATGCCGATCCCCGAATCGGCAACACGCGCGGCCAAGGATCTTGCTTGGCCGACGTTTTCGTTGCCATCCGTGACAATCACCAACCGCCGCGACGTGTCCTCAGGCATCGATGCCTTGGCCAAATTGATGGCGGATTCCAAATTCGTCGCATCCGTGCGTCCTCCCAAACTTTCCAGCCGGCGAAGCTGTGGAATGTTGTCGTCGTACGGCGGGATCTCGATCGC is part of the Rubripirellula reticaptiva genome and harbors:
- a CDS encoding TolC family protein, producing MPRLLYTLGVIGFAGCAGSAPFTSHHTTVAQPTVAQSSLTQLSEAQPDPVVRSVVDAEQESFPPVTTNELAYGDVTADGLSGIVPVTLIDELVVSAPVEQRVSYGTMPTDNLIDMNLPSALAMVGGAHPAVGVAQWRVREAYATLARAEALWLPSIQGGLSFHRHDGNYQASDGTIVDVNRNSFQYGLGSGATGAGTTPRPGLVAQFHLADAIFQPEIAEKTAWAQSHAASAVVNRQMLTAANAYIDLLDAHQDNQIIEQSRQRMTSLSHVTSDFAEAGEGLKADAKRMETELSLIQNRVVASQERIALAAARLAQAISLDSRASIRPMDVTIVPIDMAMNPTDKSQLISTGLATRPELKESQALVAAACDAYRREKFAPFVPSVLLGFSSSGFGGGLGNSIDNVDGRYDVDALMSWQIRNLGFGERAARQESSSRVQQARFEKLRVMDQVALEVSEASSQIQFRRQQIDITEQAIQAAQQSFDLNLSRISDGQGLPLEVLQSLQALETAQRAYLAAVVGHNQAQFQLQWALGWPVTTPPEM
- a CDS encoding VWA domain-containing protein is translated as MLPFRLGFDHPGYLWLLLALPLLWWVGFASLAVLGSVRRALTLLLRTVVWTAIVFAIAGVQMVWVSDRVTVMYLLDQSESIPAAKRQVMLDYVIRNVRRHRDEVRKDRAGIVVFGRDAAIEIPPYDDNIPQLRRLESLGGRTDATNLESAINLAKASMPEDTSRRLVIVTDGNENVGQARSLAARVADSGIGIDVVPVVLESANEVLVEKIDLPNNIRKGQPFEARVVLNNYSDNGSAEPVRGTLRVKQSVGGEETLLLEEAITLDSGKNVFPLRHQIEQPAAYIYDAEFVPATEDDDGLVQNNNATAYTYVRGKGRVLLIQERSRIGDFDLMIQALRDGNIEVVTQASDELFGSLAELQAYDAVILAGVPRVSGETSDQITSFTDEQIEMLVSNTQQLGAGLLMIGGPEAFGAGGWVGTKLEESMPVDFKIKNTKIQAVGALALIMHASEMADGNHWQKVIAKASIEQLGPSDYAGVLHWTMRGDSWMWGGKNGLLEVGSNRKAMLAALGRMTPGDMPQFDPAMRMAVAGLARTPASVKHCIIISDGDPTDPSPATIKSFKDNNITISTVAVASHGLTESRRLQQIAQATGGKYYAVANGRALPRIFQREARRVSRPLVYEPPGGALPEVIFPHPMLDGIDRTLPNVTGFVLTQTKDSPLAQVLIQSPKPDAPENATILAVWTYGLGRTAVLTTDAGTKWASDWTGWGEYDKFYAQLVRWLMRPTGDTGKFTIATQIRDGQVQVVVNALTGEDAFLNFLDMNATALGPDLKPIPLRMRQTAPGRYLGEFAADGSGSYFVNVIPGPGAAPLTTGVTVPYSEEFRVRESNQALIQSLASTTPRGGSAGVVTAPLDLQPSEELIDSNSFRGGLSLARSIRDAWPWFVLAACCLFLGDVFVRRVSLNFDWVGKAIKKISGTNDGKDAIVTARLDTLKRNKESLDESLQKRRSSVRFEPEATAGRTESVDLDDPTAAPQKVAPSENAANAPEQRSYTERLLEAKRKANKKD
- a CDS encoding OprO/OprP family phosphate-selective porin — its product is MMPDVANTAPVERVSYTSAYMLQDAAAAGNLPAPVASAQGAEEAKEEKVAAKDDKKEEATVPLADYEDLLGRVDEIEESWDKYQDKLKEEADAKKKKSSYKLGGRVHLDNWNFVDSDAGINELETGDPTDDPENRWDFRRIRLELAGDVPNNMLFRIQMDFNNPAQAEMKDVYLGFNNLPNNQTLLIGNQKRPIGLDHLNSSRHNVFAERPLAVETFNEDARRLGACMYGYTDDELFHWRYGAFLLENINTDGRYRGDFNEAGVYGRLSSSPWYDKTSGGRGYMHLAMSGSVNQTDGNGTLDADDNANEARFRTRPLARSDSRWYNTNRILGADNYEQFGLESIVNIGALQITGEYINTWVQRDPLGGFSGDDLHFHGGYIYASYFLTGEHIPYDRVTGTIDRVKPFENFFLVDRCAGGTGRGWGALAMALRYDYIDLSDSDIRGGQGHAVTAGLNWYWTAYSKVQTNLVWGEVNNGGQGLSSVPLATGIDGDYTILGTRFMIDF